The following proteins are co-located in the candidate division TA06 bacterium genome:
- a CDS encoding class I SAM-dependent methyltransferase: MGSGPSGLAKKAAKELPANAVILDVGAGEGKDSIFFASLGHQVSAVEASVNATETMKKRIAKKKDLDVKIIVDDITQMNFKPDRYDLIFANNSLQFMTRTQRNELFDKFRASIKKGGLIAISQFTVEEPVWKRLQSNKDHAIGLCTLKFRDQVMNFAQLGEYKQLFIEDHIIHHWEGRVETEGHPGAEQPHFHEIVSVIARIVAKTQTDR; the protein is encoded by the coding sequence TAGCAAAGAAGGCAGCCAAAGAGCTGCCAGCCAACGCTGTAATACTTGATGTCGGCGCAGGTGAGGGGAAAGACAGCATATTCTTTGCCAGCCTCGGGCATCAGGTCTCTGCAGTAGAAGCCTCTGTCAATGCAACAGAGACCATGAAAAAAAGGATTGCAAAGAAGAAGGACCTGGACGTAAAGATTATTGTTGATGATATTACGCAAATGAATTTTAAGCCGGATAGATACGACCTCATATTTGCAAACAACTCTCTTCAGTTCATGACGCGCACACAGAGGAATGAATTGTTTGACAAATTCAGGGCTTCAATCAAGAAGGGGGGCCTCATTGCAATCAGCCAATTTACCGTTGAGGAACCAGTCTGGAAGAGGTTGCAATCGAATAAGGACCATGCAATCGGCTTGTGCACGCTCAAGTTCAGAGACCAGGTCATGAACTTCGCACAGCTAGGTGAGTACAAACAACTATTCATAGAAGATCATATAATCCACCACTGGGAAGGCAGGGTTGAAACTGAGGGGCACCCTGGAGCTGAACAACCGCACTTCCACGAGATTGTGAGTGTAATAGCGAGGATCGTTGCCAAAACACAAACTGACCGGTGA